CCGCGCCCCTGCGCTTTCCCGACGTGACGGTCACGGTGAAGACCGGGAAACTCCAGGGGGTGGCCTTCAAGAATCCGGCAGAGGCCACCGCCTCGCCGCCCATGGGCGCGGGTCCGATGGAGACCTTGTTTCTGGAGGTCACCCGTGCCCTCGGCTACCAGAAGGCCCAGCCCTGCGCCGATCTGCGCGTGACCTTCGACGCGGTGGACGGCCATCCCACCACGTTCTACAGCGGCTCCCGCTTCAGTCCCATCGCCGACGGGTACGCCGAGTGGCGCGTGACGGGATTCACCGCACGCCGCTGAGCAGGTCCCGGGCGCCCTGGGCGTCCCGTGTTAGTTGTGCCTTCAGCTCGTCGAGGCCGCTGAATTTCTGCTCGCCGCGCAGGTACGAGAAGAATTTGACCTGCAACTCCTTGCCGTAGAGGTTGCCCTCGAAGTCAAACAGATGCACCTCGAAGCGGCGCGTTTTGCCATTGACGGTGGGCCGGAAGCCCACGTTCGCCATGCCGTGCCAGCGTTCGCCCCGGTCTCCCAGAGCCACAACGGCAAAGACGCCCAGCGGCAGCGCCTTGCCGTCCGGCACGCCGATATTGGCGGTGGGCCAGCCAATCGTGCGGCCCAGCTGATCGCCGTGGATGACCACACCCTGCGCGTCGTAATGGCGGCCCAGCAAGCGGCCCGCGCCGTCCACATCGCCCGTCGCCAGCAGTTCGCGGATGCGGGTGCTCTTGATGTCCTCGCCGCCCAGCTGGTGCATCGGCAGGGCCACCACCTCGTCGGCCACTCGGCGCAGGTCTTCAACGCCCCCGGCCCGGCCACGTCCGAAATGGAAGTCTTCACCCACCACGACGGTGCGCGGACGCAGGGTCCGCAAGTCGTCCAGAAAGGCTTCCTTGGGACGGGCCGCGAACTCGGCGGTAAAGGACGTGGCAATCGTCTCGTCCACGCCGTAGCGGGCCAGTAGATCGAGCTTCTCGGGCAGGGTGGACAGGAATTCCACGCCCTGGGTCAGCACCCGCGTGGGCGGATCGAAGGTGTAGACCACGCTGGGCACACGGTGCTCGCGGGCCTTGGCCTTTACCTGGGCAATTAAAGCCTGATGCCCCAGATGCACGCCGTCAAAAGAGCCGACAGCCACCACGGTCTCGGTATCCGGGCGCTGGGAGGGCGAAACGTAGGTCTTCACTCGTCTGCCGCCGCACCATTTGTGTTCAGAATCTGCACGCCGTACATCGCCGCCGCCAGAGTGGACGCGCTGCCGACGATCCGGCCCTCACGCATGCCGTCCAGCACTTTCTGGGGCGACATCCACAACACCTCGATGTCTTCGTCCTCGTCTTGGGGCAGTCTGCTCTCGCGCAGCGCCGTCGCCTGGAACACGTACAGTTGCTCGTCGCAGAAGCCTGGGCTGGAGTAGAAACGGGTCAGCAGACGCATCTCGCCGTCCAGTCCGGCCTCCTCCTGCAGTTCGCGGCGGGCCGCCGCTTCTGGTGATTCCTCGCCGTCAATCAGGCCCGCCGGGGCTTCCAGCGTGTGAGCGTCTACAGCGCGGCGAAACTGGCGCACCAGCAACATCTCGCCCGCGTCATTGAGTGCCAGCACGGCCACCGCGTCGGCGTGACGAATCACCTCCCATTTGTTCTCCAGCAGTTCTAGCTTCAGGATGTGGCCGTCGTAGATGGTCCGTGCGTCGCCAGTCATGCGGGCCATTGTAGGGATGTAGGCGGG
This sequence is a window from Deinococcus humi. Protein-coding genes within it:
- a CDS encoding DUF6174 domain-containing protein, with product MKRLALLTALSCLACAEAGGADGGIPIGLGSQGCAPGYMAPDFARLDSELQTARLRWKMANLQQYRYDFARIAAPLRFPDVTVTVKTGKLQGVAFKNPAEATASPPMGAGPMETLFLEVTRALGYQKAQPCADLRVTFDAVDGHPTTFYSGSRFSPIADGYAEWRVTGFTARR
- the ribF gene encoding riboflavin biosynthesis protein RibF, which gives rise to MKTYVSPSQRPDTETVVAVGSFDGVHLGHQALIAQVKAKAREHRVPSVVYTFDPPTRVLTQGVEFLSTLPEKLDLLARYGVDETIATSFTAEFAARPKEAFLDDLRTLRPRTVVVGEDFHFGRGRAGGVEDLRRVADEVVALPMHQLGGEDIKSTRIRELLATGDVDGAGRLLGRHYDAQGVVIHGDQLGRTIGWPTANIGVPDGKALPLGVFAVVALGDRGERWHGMANVGFRPTVNGKTRRFEVHLFDFEGNLYGKELQVKFFSYLRGEQKFSGLDELKAQLTRDAQGARDLLSGVR
- a CDS encoding NUDIX domain-containing protein, translated to MTGDARTIYDGHILKLELLENKWEVIRHADAVAVLALNDAGEMLLVRQFRRAVDAHTLEAPAGLIDGEESPEAAARRELQEEAGLDGEMRLLTRFYSSPGFCDEQLYVFQATALRESRLPQDEDEDIEVLWMSPQKVLDGMREGRIVGSASTLAAAMYGVQILNTNGAAADE